The sequence AGCTGCGATTCAAGAACGACCGGCCGTGCAGACGGGCCGCATACCGACTGTGGTGCGACTGCTGGTGCTGGCCACATTCGTGGTGATCCTGAACGAGACGATTTTGATCAACGCCATCCCGCGGTTGATGGAGTCGTTGCACATCACCCAGCAGTCGGCGCAGTGGGTCTCCACGGTGTTCATGCTGACCATGGCCGCCGTGATTCCGATCACCGGCTGGTTCCTGCAGCGGGTCACCACCCGCCAGGCCTACGCCATCGCGATGGGAGTGTTCCTCGCGGGTACGGCTCTGTCGGCCGTCGCGCCCTCCTTCGAGGTGCTGCTGCTGGGACGCGTCGTGCAGGCCGCAGGGACAGCCGTGATGATGCCCCTCCTGATGACCACGTTGATGATCGTGGTGCCCGAGCAGGACCGCGGCCGGGTGATGGGCAACGTCACCCTGGCGATCTCGGTGGCGCCCGCGCTCGGACCTGCTGCCTCCGGGCTGATCCTGCAGGCCGGCTCCTGGCGGATGCTGTTTGTGGTCGTCCTGCCGATCGCGGGCCTGGTGACCCTGTTCGGGCTGCGCAAGGTGGACAACATCAGTGAGCCGCAGGTGAGCGCCATCGACTGGCTCAGTGTCTCCGTGGCGGCGCTCGGCTTCGGCGGCCTGGTGTACGGTCTGAGCCTCCTCGGCGAAAGCGGCGGCAGATTCGGGCTCGGCATCGGCATCGTCGTCGCCGGGGTCGCGGCAATCGCGGTTTTCGTGATCCGTCAGCTCAAATTGCAGCGCACCGGCACGCCTTTGATGGACCTGCGAACCCTCGGTCACCGCACCTATGCCCTGTCCCTGGCCCTCATTTCCATCGGTTTCCTGGCGATGCTCGGGTCGATGATCCTTCTGCCGCTGTACCTGCAGAACGTACGCGGGCTCAGCCCGCTGGAGACCGGCTTGCTGGTCATGCCGGGCGGCCTGGCCATGGGACTGCTCGGACCGACCGTGGGGAAGCTGTTCGACCGGTTCGGCAGCCGGCCGCTGGTGCTGCCCGGCTCGATCGGGATGGTGCTCACCCTCGCCGGTTTCACCCAGGTCTCGATGACGATGCCGTACTGGCAGGTGCTGGGACTGCACGCGCTGCTGATGGTGAGCCTGGCGGCGACGTTCACCCCCGTCTTCACGCTGGGCATGGGCGCGCTTCCCCCGCACCTGTACCCCCACGGCAGCTCGATGCTCGGGACGTTGCAGCAAGTCGCCGCGGCGTTCGGGACCGCACTCGTGGTGACCGTGATGTCCGCGCGCACCGGTCACCTGGTCGCCGACGGCGTCGCCGCAGTGCCCGCAGAGCTCAGCGGAATGAAGCTGGCCTTTGCCGTCGCCGCCGCTCTCAGTGTGGTGACCATCGTCTTTGCCGCAAAACTGCCGCGCAGGATCGCCGACGCCGACGCCCACGACAGCAACGTCGCGGACCAGCCCACCGGATCATGAAGGCCGGCGGGAGCGAGCCGCCGTCCCCATGACCATTGCGCGGCCCTCCAGCCGTCGCCGACGCCCGCTTTGCCACAGAGAGACGCCTCGACTCACACCGAGACCGCGAAGGCCGGACGGTGTCGAGGCCGACGCGTTACCCGCGCCTCGGCCTCGGCCGGCCGACGGCGACTCTAACGACCGCCCGCAGAAGGGCAGGTGACCTCCCAGGCCGCCTCGATCATCCGGAAGATCTCGTCCAGCGCGGCCTCCGGATCGGTCGCCTCACGGGCCAGCGAATAGGCGTCGATCACGAACCTCGCGATCGTCCGGCTCGCTGTTGTGGTCTGTGACAGGTCGGGATCGGCGGCGATGGCTGTTCCCAGCGACTCTGCATGGCGCAGCCTCATCGACTCCTCGTACTCCCGCAGCGCAGGCGATGCGTCGATCATGTGCCAGATCGGAGCGGCGCCGTCCGCCGTGCAATGCCGCACCAGGGCCTGGATCTCGCGGCGCAGTGCAGGGATGAGCGGTTCGTGCGGTGCCCGGCCGGTGACCGCCTGCGTGAGGCGTTGCTCGAAGTCCTCGTCCTGCTCGAACACCAGGGCCTCTTTCGAGGCGAAGTGGGAGAAGACCGTGGTGACGGCCACGTCGGCCTCGGCGGCCACGTCACGGATGCCCACCGCGTCGTACCCGCGTTCCAGGAAGAGCCGCAGGGCGGTGTCAGCGATCTTCTGGCGGGTCGCGGCCTTCTTGCGCTCACGGCGTCCGGACTGCACGGTCATGCGCTGACACTATCAGGAACAAACTCGAAATCGTTCTCAAACCCTAACCGTTAGTGTTATCTTCGTCCGCATGAAGAAAGTGAGCTTCGCCGAGTTCGGCGGTCCGGACGTTCTGCAACTCATAGATGCCGAGGAGCCCCACGCGGGCCCCGGTCGGGTACGCATCGCCGTGCGGGCGGCGGGCGTGAACCCCTTCGACTGGAGGGTCCGTGAGGGCCAGATGCTGGCGGCCCACCCGGTCGAGTTGCCCGCCGGAGTCGGGCAGGACGCCGCCGGGGTGGTGGACGAGGTCGGCGAGGGTGTCGAAGGGGTCGAGGTCGGCGACCACGTCTTCGGCGAAGGCTCGAGCGCCTATGCCGAGTTCGCCGTGCTGTCGGCCTGGGCCCGTATGCCCGAGGGGCTGACATTCGAAGAGGCGGCCGGGTACCCCTCCGTGGTGGAAACCGCGCTGCGCATCATCCGCCAGGTCGATGTGGAGCCCGGGCAGACGCTGCTGGTCAGCGGTGCGTCCGGGGGAGTCGGATCGGCGGTGCTGCAGATCGCCCGCGACCGCGGCATCACGGTGATCGGCATGGCCGGGGCCGCGAACCAGGACTACCTGCGCAGCCTGGGTGCCCTCGCCACGACGTACGGTGAGGGCTGGGTCGAGCGGGTGCGGCGGCTCGGCCCTGTCGACGGCGCTCTCGATCTGGCCGGCTCGGGCGTGATCCGCGAGCTCGTCGAGCTGACCGGGGATCCGCAGAAGGTGATCTCCATCGCCGATCTCGCCGCGCCGGAGCTCGGCGTCCGGTTCTCCGGCGTGGCCGGGAGCATGCCGGAAGCGCTCGCCGAGGCCGTCGGCCTCATCTCGAGAGCGAAGCTCCATATCCCGGTCGAGAAGTCGTACACACTCGCCGAGGCCGCGGCGGCGCACATCGACAGCAAGGCCGGTCACACGCGCGGGCGCCGGGTCGTGGTCGTCTGAGCCGCTTCCTGCGCAGCGGAACGCCCCGGCACGGTGGGCCCAGCCGCTCTGGCAGAAGGTGATCGTCGCGAGCAGGGTCAGGGCAGCGGCGTCGATGACCAGTTCACCGATACGGCATGCCGGGCCTGTTGGTGTACGTAGGTACGCCGAGCTTGTAGGCAGCTTGTCGGAGGTGGTCTTGTCGAAGGTGGGCGGCGGGCGGCCTCCGGCACGGCCC is a genomic window of Streptomyces sp. Edi2 containing:
- a CDS encoding MDR family MFS transporter, translated to MTAAIQERPAVQTGRIPTVVRLLVLATFVVILNETILINAIPRLMESLHITQQSAQWVSTVFMLTMAAVIPITGWFLQRVTTRQAYAIAMGVFLAGTALSAVAPSFEVLLLGRVVQAAGTAVMMPLLMTTLMIVVPEQDRGRVMGNVTLAISVAPALGPAASGLILQAGSWRMLFVVVLPIAGLVTLFGLRKVDNISEPQVSAIDWLSVSVAALGFGGLVYGLSLLGESGGRFGLGIGIVVAGVAAIAVFVIRQLKLQRTGTPLMDLRTLGHRTYALSLALISIGFLAMLGSMILLPLYLQNVRGLSPLETGLLVMPGGLAMGLLGPTVGKLFDRFGSRPLVLPGSIGMVLTLAGFTQVSMTMPYWQVLGLHALLMVSLAATFTPVFTLGMGALPPHLYPHGSSMLGTLQQVAAAFGTALVVTVMSARTGHLVADGVAAVPAELSGMKLAFAVAAALSVVTIVFAAKLPRRIADADAHDSNVADQPTGS
- a CDS encoding TetR family transcriptional regulator; the protein is MTVQSGRRERKKAATRQKIADTALRLFLERGYDAVGIRDVAAEADVAVTTVFSHFASKEALVFEQDEDFEQRLTQAVTGRAPHEPLIPALRREIQALVRHCTADGAAPIWHMIDASPALREYEESMRLRHAESLGTAIAADPDLSQTTTASRTIARFVIDAYSLAREATDPEAALDEIFRMIEAAWEVTCPSAGGR
- a CDS encoding NADP-dependent oxidoreductase — protein: MKKVSFAEFGGPDVLQLIDAEEPHAGPGRVRIAVRAAGVNPFDWRVREGQMLAAHPVELPAGVGQDAAGVVDEVGEGVEGVEVGDHVFGEGSSAYAEFAVLSAWARMPEGLTFEEAAGYPSVVETALRIIRQVDVEPGQTLLVSGASGGVGSAVLQIARDRGITVIGMAGAANQDYLRSLGALATTYGEGWVERVRRLGPVDGALDLAGSGVIRELVELTGDPQKVISIADLAAPELGVRFSGVAGSMPEALAEAVGLISRAKLHIPVEKSYTLAEAAAAHIDSKAGHTRGRRVVVV